One region of Candidatus Binatia bacterium genomic DNA includes:
- a CDS encoding putative lipoprotein: MNRWLILTLACGLTLPAGACSFIDSSVSSSDSIASSSSSFSSSSPTSRETAYRDDVRDYTYAYVISGGDPTVFQTRLAAIAEQHGITNWEANTATYVGIGQGLGKAKVKPVELDAFKQNLSHGDPAKAQEIQRGYEQMAR, from the coding sequence GTGAATCGTTGGCTCATCCTGACCCTCGCCTGCGGGCTGACGTTGCCCGCCGGCGCGTGCTCGTTCATCGACAGTTCGGTGAGTAGCTCCGACTCGATCGCCAGCAGCTCCTCGTCGTTCTCGAGCTCCTCGCCCACAAGCCGCGAAACCGCCTACCGTGACGACGTGCGCGACTACACCTACGCGTACGTCATTTCCGGCGGCGATCCGACGGTCTTTCAGACCCGGCTCGCCGCCATTGCCGAGCAGCACGGCATCACCAACTGGGAGGCGAACACGGCGACCTACGTCGGCATCGGGCAGGGCCTCGGGAAGGCCAAAGTGAAACCGGTGGAGCTCGATGCGTTCAAGCAGAATCTCTCTCACGGCGATCCCGCAAAGGCACAGGAGATCCAGCGCGGCTACGAGCAGATGGCCAGATAA